From Bacillota bacterium:
CCAGGAAGCTGACCCGGATGGATTCCCAGGGCAACATCGAGGTCCTCGGGTTCCGTCCGGAAGACCTGACGCTGTGGGGCCGTGTCTTTGGCGGCAGCCTCTACGATGAGGCCAACCAGCGAGTGACGGCGGCCGATCCCGCCATCGTCCGGGCGCTGGAATGGATGGCAAGCTACAACGAGTTTCTCGATCCCCTGAAGGTAGACACGTTCAACTCCGGGCTCGGCAACTACTGGAGCCCCAACAACCCGTTCTTCGCGGGCAAGAAGGCCATCGACGTGTACGGCGAGTGGATCGTCTGGTTCGGTGAGAAGTACAACCCCGACCTTCGTTACAGCTTGTTTGGCTTCCCCTCCCCCGAGGGTCAGGTCTACACCGTCTTCGGAGGCAGCATGTTCGCCATCCCGAGAAATGCCAAGCACCCCAAAGAGGCGTGGACCTTTCTCGAGTGGCTGAGCCGTCCCGAAGTGATGAAACAGGTTACCATGGCCTTTACCAATATGCCCCCCCGCATGTCCGTGGCCAAGGACCCCGAGGTGTTGAAGCGTATCCACGTCCTCAACGTGACCATCCCCCTGATGGAGGGCCCCAACGCCATCACCGCCCTGTCGATGCCGGTATTCGAGCAGTACATGCAGGAGCTAGCCAAGGCCGAGCAATTGGTCCGCAATGGCAGGATGGGCGCAAGACAGGCGCTTGAGGAAGTCTCGGCCCGGGTCCAGCAGGAGCTCGATCGCTTCATGCGGCGCCGGTAGGTCAAACGGCGAATTCGCAGGCAGGGCGGCATGATCGAAGGGGTAGCGGCAAGGGGGTAACGATCCCGTGACCCGGCAGCAGCGCGCAAACCTCGTCAAAGGGCTACTTTTCATCTCCCCGTGGGCGATCGGGTTCGCGGCGTTCACCGCCTACCCCATTGCCGCTTCCCTCTACTACAGCCTCACCGACTACAACATCTTCGAGGCCCCCTACTGGGTGGGATCGCAAAACTACCGGGACCTGGCCTCGGACAAGGTTTTCTGGATCTCGCTGGGAAATACCCTGTACATGATCCTTCTTGGCGTCCCGGCTACGTTGCTGGCAGGTCTCGGCCTTGCGTTCCTGCTGAACCTTCCCATCCGGGGCATCAGCCTCTACCGGACGCTCTTCTACCTTCCCAGCATCCTCCCCGAGGTTTCAGTTGCCATCCTGTGGCTGTGGCTGTTGAACAGCCAGTACGGTCTCGTTAACGCCCTGCTGGCCCTGATCGGAATACAGGGGCCGGGGTGGCTGGTCGATCCGGCGTGGGCCAAGCCCGCGTTCATCTTGCTGAGCGTCTGGGGAGGATCGGGGGCCAGCATGATCATCTACCTGGCGGCCCTGAAGGACGTGCCCATCCAGTTATACGAAGCTGCCGAACTGGATGGGGCCTCGCCTCTGCAGAAGACGTGGTACGTGACCCTGCCCATGATCAGCCCGGTGATCTTCTTCAACCTGACGCTGGGTATAATCGGGATGTTTCAGTACTTCACCCCGGCCTTTATCATGACAGACGGTGGCCCGGAGTGGTCCACCGAATTCTACGGGTTGTACCTGTACCGCAATGCTTTCCGCTACCTCAAGATGGGCTATGCTTCTGCGATGGCATGGATCCTCTTCATCGTCACGCTGCTTGCGACGCTGGTGGTATTCAAGAGTTCCGCACGCTGGGTCTACTATCATGGCGAGCTGAAGTAGCGTAAGATTGCGAAAGCTGGCCTGAGTATCCGCGGGAAGGACGAGTCATGCACCTGTCACCGGAACGCGTGGAGCGGGGCAAGCTGCAATCGTGGGGCGTGCCGGGCCTGGTGGTCGGAAGGTGGCGCAGCCGTGATCGCCAAGCGCTCCTCGCCCGCGGCCTGGGACACGTTAC
This genomic window contains:
- a CDS encoding extracellular solute-binding protein, translated to RKLTRMDSQGNIEVLGFRPEDLTLWGRVFGGSLYDEANQRVTAADPAIVRALEWMASYNEFLDPLKVDTFNSGLGNYWSPNNPFFAGKKAIDVYGEWIVWFGEKYNPDLRYSLFGFPSPEGQVYTVFGGSMFAIPRNAKHPKEAWTFLEWLSRPEVMKQVTMAFTNMPPRMSVAKDPEVLKRIHVLNVTIPLMEGPNAITALSMPVFEQYMQELAKAEQLVRNGRMGARQALEEVSARVQQELDRFMRRR
- a CDS encoding sugar ABC transporter permease, whose amino-acid sequence is MTRQQRANLVKGLLFISPWAIGFAAFTAYPIAASLYYSLTDYNIFEAPYWVGSQNYRDLASDKVFWISLGNTLYMILLGVPATLLAGLGLAFLLNLPIRGISLYRTLFYLPSILPEVSVAILWLWLLNSQYGLVNALLALIGIQGPGWLVDPAWAKPAFILLSVWGGSGASMIIYLAALKDVPIQLYEAAELDGASPLQKTWYVTLPMISPVIFFNLTLGIIGMFQYFTPAFIMTDGGPEWSTEFYGLYLYRNAFRYLKMGYASAMAWILFIVTLLATLVVFKSSARWVYYHGELK